The Faecalibacterium prausnitzii genome includes a window with the following:
- a CDS encoding glycosyltransferase: protein MKELLIMAKSLGGGGSEVALIELINALPEEHYNVTLVLLDLDSEYAYRLKKRVNIVQLTFNSSFAKSLVSMYAFPAKVLKKLSVNYYIPYYDFIASRVTNVFEKTYDIAIDFYGYGSFVTAFLATKIQAKKKATWLHDEKLYWLKSVQKYLCKYDKVYGVSQAVVDAFCREYPHYKDKAAVFYNVIDIEEIKRKAEQDEVVPFRDVFNIVTVGRLTEQKGYDIAVKAANILKKKKIDFAWYAIGGGRDEEKLKKLVEEYHLENQFVFLGRKDNPYPYMKHCDLYVQPSRHEGYVITLVEARALCLPIVSSDIPSAREQIQDGINGYVAELSAEALADKIEYLYHNPLQRQKTVAYLKEHPIDFSKELLKLETI, encoded by the coding sequence ATGAAAGAGTTATTGATAATGGCAAAGTCGCTGGGCGGCGGTGGATCTGAAGTGGCTTTGATAGAATTAATTAATGCACTTCCCGAAGAACATTATAATGTAACACTTGTATTGCTTGATTTGGATAGTGAATATGCTTATCGTCTAAAAAAGAGAGTTAATATTGTTCAGCTGACTTTTAATAGTTCTTTTGCAAAATCACTTGTGTCAATGTATGCTTTTCCAGCAAAGGTATTGAAGAAGCTGTCAGTTAATTATTACATTCCATACTACGATTTTATCGCGAGTAGAGTAACAAATGTATTTGAAAAGACTTACGATATTGCTATTGATTTTTATGGATATGGTTCATTTGTGACTGCGTTCTTGGCGACAAAAATACAAGCCAAGAAAAAGGCAACATGGCTCCATGATGAAAAACTCTACTGGCTGAAAAGTGTTCAGAAATACTTGTGCAAGTATGACAAGGTTTACGGTGTGTCCCAAGCGGTTGTTGATGCGTTTTGCAGGGAGTATCCGCATTATAAGGACAAGGCCGCTGTATTTTATAATGTTATTGATATTGAAGAAATCAAACGAAAGGCCGAACAAGATGAGGTTGTACCATTTAGGGATGTTTTCAATATCGTAACCGTTGGTCGGCTGACGGAGCAAAAAGGTTATGACATTGCTGTAAAAGCAGCAAATATTTTGAAGAAAAAGAAAATTGATTTTGCATGGTATGCTATTGGTGGTGGCAGAGATGAGGAAAAGTTGAAGAAATTAGTGGAAGAATACCACTTGGAAAATCAATTTGTATTTCTTGGGCGTAAGGATAATCCATATCCATATATGAAGCACTGTGATTTATACGTTCAACCATCTCGTCATGAGGGCTATGTAATTACGCTAGTAGAAGCACGTGCGCTATGTTTACCAATTGTGTCTTCAGATATTCCCTCAGCGAGAGAGCAGATACAAGATGGTATTAATGGATATGTTGCAGAACTAAGTGCAGAAGCTTTGGCGGATAAAATTGAATACTTGTATCACAATCCTTTGCAGAGACAAAAGACTGTTGCGTATTTGAAAGAACATCCGATTGACTTTTCAAAAGAACTTTTAAAATTGGAAACAATTTAA
- the pssD gene encoding PssD/Cps14F family polysaccharide biosynthesis glycosyltransferase, with the protein MKTKNVTEKNMKVCLVGSSGGHLTHLYMLKPFWKDKNRFWVTFDKEDARSLLEGEKVYPCYFPTNRSIKALIKNTKIAWDVLHKEKPDLIISCGAAVAVPFFYIGKMMGAKLVYIEVFDRIDKPTMTGKMVYPIVDKFVVQWEEQKKVYPKAVNLGSIF; encoded by the coding sequence ATGAAAACAAAAAATGTGACAGAGAAAAATATGAAGGTTTGTCTTGTTGGCTCATCTGGCGGACATTTGACCCACCTTTATATGTTGAAGCCTTTTTGGAAGGATAAAAATCGCTTTTGGGTGACATTCGATAAGGAAGATGCGAGAAGCCTTTTAGAAGGAGAAAAGGTTTATCCTTGCTATTTCCCGACAAACCGCAGTATTAAAGCACTCATTAAGAATACCAAAATTGCGTGGGATGTACTGCATAAGGAAAAGCCAGATTTAATCATTTCTTGTGGTGCAGCAGTTGCGGTTCCATTTTTCTACATTGGAAAGATGATGGGCGCAAAGCTGGTTTATATCGAAGTCTTTGACCGAATTGATAAGCCGACTATGACGGGAAAGATGGTTTATCCCATTGTGGACAAGTTTGTTGTGCAGTGGGAAGAGCAGAAAAAGGTTTATCCGAAAGCGGTTAACCTTGGCAGCATTTTCTAA
- a CDS encoding glycosyltransferase has product MIFVTVGTHEQPFNRLIQKVDELKRDGIIKDDVIIQTGFSTYEPKYCQWSKLIPYQQMVKNVADARIVITHGGPASFIMPLQIGKTPIVVPRQHQFNEHVNDHQVEFARNVAQRMGTIIPVEDINTLGDIITNYDQIVAGMGHGMSSNNAKFNEELEKLVDELYCEENR; this is encoded by the coding sequence ATGATTTTTGTGACGGTAGGAACACACGAACAGCCATTTAATCGACTGATTCAAAAAGTAGATGAGCTGAAACGCGATGGCATTATCAAAGATGATGTGATTATCCAAACGGGCTTTAGTACATATGAGCCGAAATACTGCCAGTGGAGCAAGCTGATTCCATATCAACAGATGGTCAAGAATGTAGCCGATGCCCGGATTGTAATTACACATGGTGGCCCAGCAAGTTTTATCATGCCGCTACAGATTGGAAAAACGCCCATCGTTGTGCCGCGTCAACATCAGTTCAATGAGCATGTGAACGACCATCAGGTTGAGTTTGCAAGAAATGTGGCGCAGAGGATGGGAACGATTATTCCAGTGGAAGACATCAATACGCTGGGAGATATTATCACGAACTATGACCAGATCGTTGCAGGTATGGGACATGGCATGAGCAGCAATAATGCGAAATTTAATGAAGAACTAGAGAAGCTGGTAGACGAATTATATTGCGAGGAGAATCGATGA
- a CDS encoding glycosyltransferase family 2 protein, whose translation MKICVIMSTYNGEKYIEQQLDSIFTSPQNIFLYVRDDGSKDRTIEILKDYRIKHAVSIEVNEGKNVGSAESFLTALRECPKADYYAFCDQDDVWINGKLSVASEQIGATNQPVLWCSDYQVTDSDLHVMIPSVLEQPVQDSVRAVFYNNVPGCTMVFNWALMQELRKVNISNIRMHDIMAINVALITGKVIFDKTPYVLYRQHGNNVLGYSHKKIQIGKWIKEKLKLIRNKEDYSTAEYAKTVLNVFESQMNENEKKEYKLISNMNESLISRLKVLTRPYTKEEFGRTSISIRFKILLNLM comes from the coding sequence ATGAAAATATGTGTAATAATGTCAACATATAACGGTGAAAAATATATTGAACAACAGCTTGACAGCATCTTCACCTCTCCCCAAAACATCTTTTTATATGTGCGAGATGATGGCTCAAAGGATAGAACGATTGAAATTCTAAAAGATTATAGAATAAAACATGCTGTATCAATAGAAGTAAATGAAGGGAAAAATGTTGGATCAGCAGAAAGTTTTTTAACTGCACTTAGAGAGTGCCCAAAAGCGGATTACTATGCTTTTTGCGATCAGGATGATGTTTGGATTAATGGAAAATTATCCGTTGCATCGGAACAAATTGGCGCAACAAATCAACCTGTTTTGTGGTGCTCAGATTATCAAGTGACTGATTCCGACTTGCACGTTATGATTCCGTCTGTCCTTGAACAACCTGTTCAGGATAGTGTAAGAGCGGTTTTCTATAACAATGTTCCAGGGTGTACAATGGTATTCAATTGGGCTTTAATGCAGGAACTGCGAAAAGTAAATATTTCTAACATCAGAATGCATGATATCATGGCAATCAATGTAGCACTGATAACAGGAAAAGTGATTTTTGATAAAACGCCATATGTGCTATATCGACAACATGGAAATAACGTTCTCGGGTATAGTCATAAGAAGATTCAAATTGGAAAGTGGATTAAAGAAAAGTTGAAACTGATTAGGAATAAAGAAGATTATTCAACTGCTGAATACGCAAAAACGGTATTAAATGTATTCGAAAGTCAAATGAATGAGAACGAAAAAAAAGAATATAAACTCATTTCAAATATGAATGAAAGTCTAATAAGTAGGTTGAAAGTTTTAACAAGACCGTATACAAAAGAAGAATTTGGCCGCACCAGTATTTCTATTCGGTTCAAAATATTACTAAATTTAATGTAA
- a CDS encoding capsular polysaccharide synthesis protein: MIVSKLKTKIKQIGAKNFVRDTFNTMTINKVDFNWRCRVLKKDIADYEMLKKKYGYLVNQTDWTAKSTSSIPKKIWICWFQGEENAPDIVKMCIASVRKTFSDYSVIVITDKNIDEYIEIPKFIKDKRKKGIIKPAHFSDLIRLELLIKYGGIWLDSTVFVNSKNLIEHILEGEERLFVYQDFKAIDSYVGISNWCIVANKNNPYLSTVRNMLMDYWNKCNSVCNYYIFHMFFMIVAEIKPEEWKKIPAYSCQPPHILQNELFDIYDKRRFNQLMEMSSIHKLSYKFAEEKFEKKDTVYQHLKQLYLEEKV, translated from the coding sequence ATGATTGTTTCAAAATTGAAAACGAAAATTAAACAGATTGGTGCTAAAAATTTTGTGCGCGATACTTTCAATACAATGACAATCAATAAAGTGGATTTTAATTGGAGATGCCGCGTGTTAAAAAAGGACATTGCAGACTATGAGATGTTAAAGAAAAAGTACGGCTATCTTGTAAATCAAACAGACTGGACTGCTAAGTCAACAAGTTCAATTCCTAAAAAAATATGGATATGCTGGTTTCAAGGTGAGGAGAATGCACCAGATATTGTAAAAATGTGTATTGCTTCGGTAAGAAAAACATTTAGTGATTATAGTGTAATAGTAATTACCGATAAAAACATTGATGAGTATATTGAAATTCCAAAATTCATAAAAGACAAAAGGAAAAAGGGAATTATAAAGCCGGCACATTTTTCCGATTTAATTAGACTTGAATTGCTAATAAAGTATGGAGGAATTTGGCTGGATTCGACTGTTTTTGTGAATTCAAAGAATCTAATTGAACACATTTTAGAAGGAGAAGAAAGACTATTTGTCTATCAAGACTTTAAAGCAATTGATTCGTATGTTGGAATTTCAAATTGGTGCATAGTAGCAAATAAAAACAATCCATATTTGAGTACAGTAAGAAATATGTTAATGGACTACTGGAATAAGTGCAATAGTGTATGCAACTATTATATTTTCCATATGTTCTTTATGATTGTTGCGGAAATTAAACCTGAAGAGTGGAAAAAAATTCCTGCATACAGTTGTCAACCACCCCATATTTTGCAGAATGAGTTATTCGACATATACGACAAAAGACGTTTCAATCAACTTATGGAAATGTCAAGTATTCATAAATTGAGTTATAAGTTTGCAGAAGAGAAGTTTGAAAAAAAAGATACGGTATATCAGCACCTAAAGCAGCTCTATCTCGAAGAAAAGGTATAA